The Candidatus Thermokryptus mobilis genome contains the following window.
GTGTAAATGGTTGCCTCAATGGGAAAGGGCTTGTCACAACATTTAAACCCTCTTCATAATATCTCGCAGGATAACTAGGAGAGGAAGTAATAATTAAATAAAAATGTCCAATTGGCGACTCATCCGGATAAACACTGAAGCCACCTGTCCCGCGCGAAATCCAGAACCTTGCCATACAATCACGCTTCCCAGTTACAGCTATCGTCTCAAGAATTATCTGACGCATGCTTTCCTTATCAAGTGGAATTTTTATCCCGATCGCAGTTGCAGAACGAATGATTCTATCAAGATGCTCATCAAGAAGATAAACTTTGCCATTAACAACAAGCGAATTATCAAAAACGCCATCACCACGATGGACCATATGATCGTCAAAAGGTATCGTCATTAAATTTGGATTGGTTACAATCGCATCCCAAACGGTTGAATACATTGCGAAGTATTTTTCTTTCAAAGGTGTCTCACGCCTAACCCAGTTAAAATAATCTTCTTCAGACCAAACTTTTAACTTTCTTTGTCTCATATCTGCACTTTAAATTTTTGTTGTTTTATTTCGTTTAAAACCTCATCAAACTTCTCTATGAAAAAATCAACTTCGCTTTCACTTATTATCAGTGGTGGTAATAACCTCACAACATTATTTCTTGTGCAATTCGCTATCACCCCTTTATTTAAAAGTTCTCTCACAATTTCAGAACACTCAATTGATAGTTCAACTCCGATCATCAAACCAACCCCACGGACTTCTTTTATAATTGGATGTCTTAACTTCATCCCTTCAAGTTTTTCTTTCAAATAATTCCCAACGGAATTTATTTTTTCAACGATTTTACTCAATTCTTTGATGACTTCACATCCAGCTGAGCAAGCGACTGGATTCCCTCCGAATGTTGAACCATGTGTTCCAATGGAAAAGACATCAGCGACTCTTTCATTTCCGAGGACAGCTCCAAGGGGTAAGCCCCCACCGAGTGGTTTTGCTACTGCAACGACATCTGGTTTCACACCGTAATGTTCAAAAGCAAAAAATTTTCCCGTTCTCCACAAACCACTTTGAATTTCATCAGCCACAACAAGAAAACCGAACTTTTCCCTTAACTCAAAAATTTTCTCAACAAATTTTTTGTCCGCTGGAATTATTCCACCCTCACCCTGAATAAATTCAAGGAAGACACCAGCAACGCTATGGTTTATATTTTCCTCAAGTTGATCAATGTCGTTATATCTTAACACAGAAATTCCAGGTAAGAACGGCTCATATCCATTACGATATTTATCCCTGTCCATTAAAGAAAGCGCCCCGATTGTTCTACCGTGAAAAGAATTTGAAAAACCAACGATGATATTCTTCCCGAACCTTTTACCCCATTTTCTTGTCAATTTAATTGCTGTCTCAATCGCCTCCGCACCGCTGTTTGTGAAAAAAACCTTCTTATAGCCAGAAAACTGAATCAACAATTTCGCAAGGTTAACCTGTGATTCGTGAAAGAAAAGGTTTGAAAGATGGATATACCTATTAACTTGCTCAATTATCGCGCTCTTTATCTTCTCATTTCCGTATCCAAGTGCGTTTACTCCAATGCCGGACAACATGTCAAGATATTTCCTTCCTTCATAATCATAAAGGAAAACACCATCGCCATATTTTATATGAACCCCGAGTCGCCTATATGTTTGAAAAAAGAGCTCTTTCTCAAGTTCAAAAACCGTCATCAATTCCCTCCGCTTGACTTTGAAATTTTCTCAAAAAGCGAATAGAAAAAACTTACCTTTTTCCGCAGCTCATCAATATCACCGTCATTTATTATGACCATGTCAGCAAGCTCCCTTTTAATTTTTGAATCCAACTGTGCTCTCATCCT
Protein-coding sequences here:
- a CDS encoding aminotransferase class IV; amino-acid sequence: MRQRKLKVWSEEDYFNWVRRETPLKEKYFAMYSTVWDAIVTNPNLMTIPFDDHMVHRGDGVFDNSLVVNGKVYLLDEHLDRIIRSATAIGIKIPLDKESMRQIILETIAVTGKRDCMARFWISRGTGGFSVYPDESPIGHFYLIITSSPSYPARYYEEGLNVVTSPFPLRQPFTPQVKSCNYLSNAMMEFFAHNVGADTAIAIDSEGNITEGSNKNVAVVTKDGFFKYPPLEKVLHGTMLKRAIYFAKILKDEGILKDVVSANIPISEAYNSAEMMFFSTTLVVAPIVKYDGVTIGDGKPGPIYKKIREMFKKDMTENDEVLTPVDYD
- a CDS encoding aspartate aminotransferase family protein, which gives rise to MTVFELEKELFFQTYRRLGVHIKYGDGVFLYDYEGRKYLDMLSGIGVNALGYGNEKIKSAIIEQVNRYIHLSNLFFHESQVNLAKLLIQFSGYKKVFFTNSGAEAIETAIKLTRKWGKRFGKNIIVGFSNSFHGRTIGALSLMDRDKYRNGYEPFLPGISVLRYNDIDQLEENINHSVAGVFLEFIQGEGGIIPADKKFVEKIFELREKFGFLVVADEIQSGLWRTGKFFAFEHYGVKPDVVAVAKPLGGGLPLGAVLGNERVADVFSIGTHGSTFGGNPVACSAGCEVIKELSKIVEKINSVGNYLKEKLEGMKLRHPIIKEVRGVGLMIGVELSIECSEIVRELLNKGVIANCTRNNVVRLLPPLIISESEVDFFIEKFDEVLNEIKQQKFKVQI